The following are from one region of the Anaeropeptidivorans aminofermentans genome:
- a CDS encoding EAL domain-containing protein, producing the protein MELEYKNEIKQKVADCIDVSVIVIDENDNKIVIANDKLTKDLKINLEEIAGKTIDEVFYGEFKRVLNLIIKKHHGEKEITQLYYWGERGVWGKISTKRFKTFDGKEYICVSMMDISDIGKSELQYQRLTYYDMHLDIPNGIKLEKDIEELGSYENTAIINFKINNYNSLADLYGWETVEYLLIQIKEWMIDTAHTEFQLYRIGDGDFCVLVRNVTYQEARNRANEIIERFKEPWKSKTQLNSLPLFCTISVGLVFGRYITKDIRNLLYRTLQASQKSKKLISYDSNMDKQIKDSFLLRQSLISCVQQDMKGFSVYYQPVINARTEIWEGMESLCRWHSPEIGWVSPQVFISYLEQLDLIDILDNWVMEQALKACKKWSLDKAEFFLDVNMSPAQILDDSYVNNLLDALERYDFPPEKLNLEITESNKFDFSGSNLKYLSILSDKGIKISLDDFGTGYSSFNNLAKLPAKILKTEKSFIDNIESDSYLQYLLKTIVDMAHFTDKRIIAEGVERNSQKELLVRYGVDYLQGYFYSRPLSHEEMDRNIYNFRHH; encoded by the coding sequence GTGGAACTTGAGTACAAAAACGAAATAAAACAAAAAGTTGCGGACTGTATTGATGTTTCGGTAATTGTAATTGACGAGAATGACAATAAGATCGTAATAGCAAATGATAAGCTTACAAAAGATTTAAAAATAAATTTAGAAGAGATAGCCGGAAAAACTATTGACGAGGTATTTTACGGAGAGTTTAAAAGGGTATTAAACCTTATTATAAAAAAGCATCACGGAGAAAAAGAAATTACCCAGCTTTATTACTGGGGTGAAAGAGGCGTCTGGGGGAAAATATCAACCAAGAGATTTAAAACCTTTGACGGAAAAGAATATATATGCGTATCTATGATGGATATAAGTGATATAGGAAAGTCGGAGCTTCAGTATCAGCGCCTTACATATTATGACATGCATTTGGATATACCAAACGGCATAAAGCTTGAAAAGGACATAGAAGAGCTTGGCTCTTATGAAAATACAGCTATCATTAATTTTAAAATAAATAATTATAACTCTCTTGCAGATTTATACGGCTGGGAAACGGTAGAATATCTTTTAATACAAATAAAGGAATGGATGATAGATACTGCTCATACAGAATTTCAGCTTTATCGTATCGGTGACGGAGATTTCTGCGTACTCGTAAGAAATGTTACATATCAGGAAGCAAGAAACAGAGCCAATGAAATAATAGAACGGTTTAAAGAGCCTTGGAAATCCAAAACACAGCTTAATTCGCTGCCGCTTTTTTGCACCATATCGGTTGGGCTTGTTTTCGGAAGATATATAACAAAGGACATTCGGAACCTTCTTTACAGAACTCTTCAGGCTTCTCAAAAATCAAAAAAGCTTATTTCCTATGATTCTAATATGGATAAGCAGATAAAGGATTCTTTTCTGCTTCGGCAAAGCCTTATAAGCTGTGTACAGCAGGACATGAAAGGTTTTTCTGTTTATTATCAGCCGGTAATAAACGCCAGAACAGAAATTTGGGAAGGTATGGAGTCTCTTTGCAGATGGCATTCCCCTGAAATTGGATGGGTTTCGCCGCAGGTTTTTATATCTTATCTTGAACAGCTGGACCTTATAGATATATTGGATAACTGGGTTATGGAGCAGGCGCTTAAAGCCTGCAAAAAATGGAGCCTTGACAAAGCCGAGTTCTTCCTTGATGTGAATATGTCCCCTGCTCAGATATTAGACGACAGTTATGTCAATAATCTTCTTGACGCTTTGGAGCGATATGACTTTCCGCCTGAAAAGCTGAATCTTGAAATAACGGAAAGCAATAAGTTTGATTTTTCCGGTTCTAATTTGAAATATTTAAGTATACTTAGCGATAAAGGAATAAAAATATCTCTTGATGACTTTGGAACGGGATATAGTTCATTTAATAATTTGGCCAAGCTTCCTGCAAAGATACTAAAAACAGAAAAATCATTTATAGATAATATTGAAAGCGATTCATATCTGCAGTATCTTTTGAAAACTATAGTAGATATGGCACACTTTACGGATAAAAGGATAATAGCCGAAGGAGTAGAAAGAAACAGCCAGAAAGAATTATTAGTTCGATACGGGGTTGATTATCTCCAGGGCTATTTTTACAGCAGACCTCTTTCACACGAGGAAATGGATAGAAATATCTATAATTTCAGACATCATTGA
- a CDS encoding helix-turn-helix domain-containing protein — MQYSEIIVMRITTLCKQRGIAYNKLASMSGLNQSTIDNIVRGLTKDPRIKTLHHIAIAFNMTLAEFLDFKELNEVSFDDEGDTAAN; from the coding sequence ATGCAATATTCCGAAATAATTGTAATGAGAATCACCACCTTATGCAAGCAGCGGGGCATCGCCTATAATAAGCTTGCATCTATGAGCGGGCTTAACCAGTCCACAATTGACAATATCGTAAGGGGTCTTACTAAAGATCCGCGCATAAAAACCCTGCACCATATAGCCATTGCTTTTAATATGACCTTAGCCGAATTCCTCGATTTTAAAGAGCTTAACGAAGTCTCCTTTGATGATGAAGGTGATACAGCCGCAAACTAA
- a CDS encoding DUF1292 domain-containing protein, translated as MENNNHDHDHNHDHDCECGCHEHDTVKLTLEDDSEIECEVIGTFDLNEKNYIALLPVDDEDVLIYNFEDLDGELQLNTIEDEAEFEEVSAAFFELFDGVEEDEDEEYDEEDIEEDEE; from the coding sequence ATGGAGAATAATAACCACGACCATGACCACAACCATGATCATGACTGTGAATGCGGTTGCCATGAGCATGATACGGTAAAGCTTACGCTTGAAGACGACAGCGAAATCGAATGTGAAGTAATAGGAACTTTTGACTTAAACGAGAAAAACTATATTGCTCTTCTTCCTGTTGATGATGAAGATGTACTTATCTATAATTTTGAGGATTTAGATGGAGAGCTTCAGCTGAACACGATAGAAGACGAGGCTGAGTTTGAAGAGGTTTCTGCGGCGTTCTTTGAGCTTTTTGACGGAGTGGAAGAAGACGAAGATGAAGAGTACGATGAAGAAGATATTGAGGAAGACGAAGAATAA
- a CDS encoding N-acetylmuramoyl-L-alanine amidase, which produces MRRKNLKRPANREESAKIKNRILIFVYIAILISGIITSFPADEEVQSVFAMPLSKKIVVIDAGHGGWDPGKVSENDIYEKDINLKIALKLQQYLQQGDCYVLLTRASDEALGSKKREDMDNRKDIADNMGADVIISIHQNSFPSSKVKGSQVFYYKTSEKSKVLAEKIQGSMRTFLSQEGNRLAKANDNYYILKQTAIPAVIVECGFLSNPSERALLTQDDYIEKIAWSIYMGVVDYFNAPSHEVN; this is translated from the coding sequence ATGAGACGAAAAAACCTTAAAAGGCCGGCAAATAGGGAAGAATCGGCTAAAATAAAAAACAGGATATTGATATTTGTGTATATAGCAATTTTAATTTCAGGAATTATTACTTCTTTTCCGGCAGACGAGGAGGTTCAAAGTGTTTTTGCCATGCCCCTTTCAAAAAAGATTGTAGTCATTGATGCAGGGCATGGGGGCTGGGACCCGGGGAAGGTTTCTGAAAACGATATTTATGAAAAGGACATAAACTTAAAAATTGCCTTAAAGCTTCAGCAGTACTTACAGCAAGGGGATTGCTATGTTTTGCTTACCAGAGCCTCCGATGAGGCCTTGGGAAGCAAAAAAAGAGAGGATATGGATAATAGAAAAGATATAGCAGATAATATGGGTGCAGACGTTATTATAAGCATACATCAGAATTCCTTTCCTTCATCAAAGGTGAAAGGTTCTCAGGTATTTTATTATAAAACATCGGAAAAAAGCAAAGTTCTGGCAGAGAAAATCCAAGGCAGTATGAGAACCTTTTTAAGCCAGGAAGGCAACAGGCTTGCAAAGGCAAATGATAATTACTACATCCTTAAACAGACGGCGATACCTGCCGTAATAGTCGAATGCGGATTTTTATCAAATCCTTCCGAAAGAGCGCTTCTTACTCAGGATGATTATATTGAAAAAATAGCATGGTCAATTTATATGGGCGTAGTTGATTATTTTAATGCACCAAGCCATGAAGTAAATTAG
- a CDS encoding GNAT family N-acetyltransferase, producing MEKEKILNYLSKNPLLYIGIIEVIKRNTAEIIEFSKDGLLILEKESMAYMMVSESPQSAKNLIKNIEKPLLFAAYEDYVPEIIEHIFSISPSRTCLQAAYFKDAPPSWEKDIDIRNIDESCLDFISAHYNDGENSKEYVKSRLASGAVYGAFIDNHIAGFIGTHEEGAIGMLDILKEYRRMGIGQKLLGFMTDKFLSEKKIPFSQIMVGNEASYQLHKKLDYEISKESMIWFE from the coding sequence GTGGAAAAAGAAAAAATACTCAATTATCTTTCAAAAAATCCGCTGCTGTACATAGGTATCATTGAGGTTATAAAAAGAAATACAGCAGAAATCATAGAATTTAGCAAAGACGGGCTTTTAATTCTTGAAAAAGAGAGCATGGCCTATATGATGGTTTCAGAAAGCCCCCAAAGCGCAAAGAATTTAATTAAGAACATAGAAAAGCCGCTGTTATTTGCAGCATATGAAGATTATGTTCCTGAAATTATAGAGCATATTTTTAGTATAAGCCCCAGTCGTACCTGCCTTCAGGCGGCATATTTTAAGGATGCCCCTCCTTCTTGGGAAAAGGACATTGATATCAGAAATATTGACGAAAGCTGTTTGGATTTTATAAGCGCTCATTATAACGACGGAGAGAACAGCAAAGAATACGTAAAAAGCAGACTTGCTTCCGGAGCTGTATACGGGGCCTTTATAGATAATCATATTGCAGGATTTATTGGAACCCATGAAGAAGGTGCCATAGGAATGCTGGATATTTTAAAAGAATACAGAAGAATGGGGATAGGGCAAAAGCTTCTGGGATTTATGACAGATAAATTTCTTAGCGAAAAGAAAATCCCCTTTTCTCAAATAATGGTAGGAAACGAAGCTTCTTACCAGCTTCATAAAAAACTTGATTATGAAATTTCCAAGGAATCCATGATATGGTTTGAATAA
- a CDS encoding SDR family oxidoreductase produces the protein METAIITGATKGIGKEIAKAFLKRGYTVLGIGRSFHADIEGSFHFIEIDLKDYKALSNKIKEIDKEYEISLLINNAGVGYFDLHEHLSPLEIHEMVSVNLEAPMIMTNMLLRNLKRNKGTIINISSVSGIKDAPRGAAYGAAKAGLIHFSNSLFEEVRKYGVQVINISPDMTMTDFYHYSDFTPAKEEGMYLQAEKIGEITGFIIDNKDHALITDITIRPQYNKIERKPKNS, from the coding sequence ATGGAAACAGCAATCATTACAGGAGCCACAAAAGGCATAGGAAAAGAAATAGCCAAGGCGTTTTTAAAAAGAGGATATACGGTCTTAGGAATCGGCAGAAGCTTCCATGCGGATATAGAAGGAAGCTTTCATTTCATTGAGATTGATTTAAAAGACTATAAAGCGCTTTCAAATAAAATCAAGGAAATAGATAAGGAATATGAAATAAGCCTTCTTATAAATAATGCAGGGGTAGGCTATTTTGATTTGCATGAGCATTTAAGCCCTTTGGAAATTCATGAGATGGTCAGTGTAAATCTGGAAGCACCGATGATTATGACCAATATGCTTTTAAGAAATTTAAAAAGAAATAAAGGAACCATCATCAATATCTCCTCTGTTTCAGGCATAAAGGACGCTCCCAGAGGAGCGGCATACGGTGCCGCAAAAGCAGGGCTTATTCATTTTTCCAATTCCCTTTTTGAAGAAGTAAGAAAATACGGCGTTCAGGTAATAAATATAAGCCCTGATATGACTATGACGGATTTTTACCATTATTCTGATTTTACCCCGGCAAAAGAAGAAGGTATGTATTTGCAGGCGGAAAAAATAGGAGAAATCACAGGCTTTATTATAGACAATAAAGATCACGCTTTGATAACGGATATTACTATAAGGCCCCAATATAATAAAATTGAAAGAAAACCTAAAAACTCATAA